GCGCCGGAACCGGTCGGGCGTCGCCTTCCCACATGCTTCGCAAGCCGAAAAGGACGGGCGCGTATCTTCAACGCCCCCTTGCATTCCTGCCATTCTCACTGGATCCACTCTTCCGATGAACCGATCGTTGTTGCTCTTCCTAGCCGCCGCCCTTGTGTGGGGCTGTGGCACTGTCACCCCCACGACCGCGCCCGACCCCGCGCCAGCCATGGCTGAGGCGGTCGAGGAGGCCGAAGACACGGCCGAAGAGATGATGGACGACGCCGAAGACGCCATGGAGACGATGGAAGAGGACATGGAAGCGATGGCTAGCGCCGCACCGCTCTCGTTCGACCCCGACACCGTCCAGGCCGGTCGCTTCGACAACGGGCGCATGTTTACGCTCGACAACCCACCGCTCGACTACTTCCGCGAGCGCTACAACTTCACGCCGGACGCTGACTGGTTTGAGCGGGCCCGCCTCGGCGCTATCCGCCTCCCCAACTGCTCGGCCTCGTTCGTGTCGCCGCACGGGTTACTCCTTACCAACCACCACTGTGGGCGCTCCAGCCTGACCGAGGCGACCCGTGAGGGCGAAGACCTGCCCCGCGATGGCTTCTATGCCGAGACGCTGGCCGACGAGCGCCCCGTGGACTACCCCGCCGAGCAACTCACCGAAATCATTGATGTGACCGCGGAAGTCGAGGCCGCCGCTGACGCCGTAGAAGGCGACCAGGCGCGCAGCGCCGCCCGCGACGAAGCCATCGAAGCCATTCAGACGCGGCTTGCTGAAGAGCGGGGTGGGGAAGAGGCTGGCGTGAGCGTAGAAGTGATTACGCTCTACGCCGGGGGCCAGTTCAAGGCGTACATCTTCCAGAAGTACGACGATGTCCGTCTTGTCTTCGCGCCGGAAGACCGCCTTGGCAAATTCGGCGGTGACCCGGACAACTTCACCTACCCACGCTACAGCCTCGACTTTACGCTCTTCCGCGTCTACGACGACAACGGCGAGCCGGTCAGTTCGGACGTCTACTTCCCGTGGTCGGACAACGGTGCGGCCGAGGGCGACCTCGTCTTTGTGATCGGCAACCCCGGCTCCACGACGCGCCTCCAGACCGTCTCCGAGCTGCTCTTCCGCCGCGACTTCACGGAAGCCTACATCCTCCGTCTGCTCGCGACCCGCGAGGTGGCGCTCAAGCAGTTTATCGACGCCAACCCAGACCACCCGCAGACGCCAGAGGTACGTGACAGCTTCCTCGGGGCTGCCAATGGCCGCAAGGCCTACACGGGGCGCGTAGAGGGTCTCCAGGACTCCTACATCATAGCTCGCCGTCAGGCTGCGCAGGACGACTTCCGCGCCGCCATCATGGCCGACCCGGCGATGGCGGAGGAATATGGTGGCCTTTTCGACGCCATCGCAGCCAACCGCGATGCTGCCCGGTCCGACGCTCCGCTCTTTGGCGCGCTCCTAGCGATCACGAGCCCCGCCTATGCCTCGCAGACGATGCGCCGGGCACTGCTGAGCTACTTCTACGCCGCACAGAAGTCGAGCGGCGTGCCGGAGGAAAACCTGGCCGGGCTGAAAGGCAACATCCTGTCCGAGGACATCCCCAGCGAGCTCGACGCGCTGATGGTAGAAGCACGCCTCCGCGACTTCCAGTTCTACCTGGGCGAGGACGATCCGCTCACGCAGGCGGCCCTCGGGGGTATGGATCCGGCAGAGCGCGCCCGGATGCTCGTCGCCAACACGGTCTTCGCCGACTCCGCAGCCACCGCAGCCTTCCTGGCATCGGACGACATCCTGCAATCGGACGACCCGGCCTTTGCCATCGCGCAGGCTCTTGCGCCGCGCTTCGGCATGATGCAGCAGGCCCAAGGCCAGTCGGGCGCCGAGCTCGAAGAGCTGTCGAGCCGCCTCGCCCGCGCCCGCTTTGAGGTCTACGGCGAGTCGATCCCGCCGGACGCGACGTTCTCGCTCCGCATCTCGGACGGCGTCGTGAAGGGCTACGAATACAACGGCACCGTCGCCCCGGCCTTCACCACCATGTTTGGGCTCTACGACCACTACCACTCGTACTGCGACGCTGACGGCACAGCCAAAGACGACCTCTTCACGAGCATCGACGGCGCGGCCAACTGCGACTGGGACCTCCCCGACAACTGGCTCAACCCCGGCGCAGGCTTCGACTACACCACCCCGATGAACTTCGTCTCGACAAACGATATCATCGGTGGCAACTCGGGTTCGCCGGTGCTCAACCGCGACCTCGAGATCGTCGGCGTTGCCTTCGACGGCAACATCAACAGCCTGCCGGGCAACTACATCTTCGACGACACCTTCAACCGCACTGTCTCCGTCGACTCGCGCGGCATGCTCGA
The Bacteroidota bacterium DNA segment above includes these coding regions:
- a CDS encoding S46 family peptidase, whose product is MNRSLLLFLAAALVWGCGTVTPTTAPDPAPAMAEAVEEAEDTAEEMMDDAEDAMETMEEDMEAMASAAPLSFDPDTVQAGRFDNGRMFTLDNPPLDYFRERYNFTPDADWFERARLGAIRLPNCSASFVSPHGLLLTNHHCGRSSLTEATREGEDLPRDGFYAETLADERPVDYPAEQLTEIIDVTAEVEAAADAVEGDQARSAARDEAIEAIQTRLAEERGGEEAGVSVEVITLYAGGQFKAYIFQKYDDVRLVFAPEDRLGKFGGDPDNFTYPRYSLDFTLFRVYDDNGEPVSSDVYFPWSDNGAAEGDLVFVIGNPGSTTRLQTVSELLFRRDFTEAYILRLLATREVALKQFIDANPDHPQTPEVRDSFLGAANGRKAYTGRVEGLQDSYIIARRQAAQDDFRAAIMADPAMAEEYGGLFDAIAANRDAARSDAPLFGALLAITSPAYASQTMRRALLSYFYAAQKSSGVPEENLAGLKGNILSEDIPSELDALMVEARLRDFQFYLGEDDPLTQAALGGMDPAERARMLVANTVFADSAATAAFLASDDILQSDDPAFAIAQALAPRFGMMQQAQGQSGAELEELSSRLARARFEVYGESIPPDATFSLRISDGVVKGYEYNGTVAPAFTTMFGLYDHYHSYCDADGTAKDDLFTSIDGAANCDWDLPDNWLNPGAGFDYTTPMNFVSTNDIIGGNSGSPVLNRDLEIVGVAFDGNINSLPGNYIFDDTFNRTVSVDSRGMLESIRDIYQATRLVEELTEGTLPE